The following are encoded together in the Zingiber officinale cultivar Zhangliang chromosome 8A, Zo_v1.1, whole genome shotgun sequence genome:
- the LOC122011292 gene encoding transcription termination factor MTERF8, chloroplastic-like: MLHLHSLVRCRALLPSIQLRRVFFSTGASASSSVATASPDPHFLVEYLVNTCGFTADDASKVAKSRPRFRSAEKADAVLGFLKSQGLDGANLRKLITWMPKLFGWDVETNLAPKFKFLRDMGFSESDAVNAIMLHPAILSLSIQKTLLPKLKFWESLFGSKEILLKNLRKGNRFISNSIENVVRPNLNFLRDECGIPEERVSLAIKRHPSFIVLNPDTFRALVDRADGLGVSRGSRMFLWILYVLHVVSREKFEAQVKLMNNFGWSNSDFITAIKKYPQFLGLSIELLQRKMEFLVKDVGIAPSDIAYHPTPLGLSLEKRLIPRFRVMEILKSEGLWTSRNKIHGFLSSSGPKFLQKYVLPYQDMHPKLLEVLSCDV, from the coding sequence ATGCTTCACCTTCACTCCCTAGTCCGCTGCCGTGCGCTCCTTCCATCGATCCAACTCCGTCGCGTCTTCTTCTCCACCGGCGCTTCCGCATCCTCCTCAGTCGCCACCGCTTCTCCCGATCCTCACTTCCTTGTCGAGTACCTAGTGAATACATGCGGGTTCACCGCCGACGATGCTTCCAAGGTCGCCAAGTCGCGCCCCCGTTTTCGGTCCGCCGAGAAGGCCGACGCCGTTCTTGGATTTCTCAAATCTCAGGGCCTTGATGGCGCGAATCTCAGAAAGCTAATAACTTGGATGCCAAAATTGTTCGGCTGGGATGTGGAGACGAACCTCGCTCCAAAGTTCAAATTTTTGCGCGACATGGGGTTCTCTGAGTCGGACGCCGTCAATGCCATTATGCTGCATCCCGCCATTCTTTCCCTCAGCATCCAGAAAACGCTTCTCCCCAAATTGAAGTTTTGGGAAAGTCTTTTTGGATCCAAGGAGATCCTCCTCAAGAATCTCCGGAAGGGTAACAGGTTTATAAGCAACAGCATTGAGAATGTGGTACGCCCGAACTTGAACTTTTTACGGGATGAATGTGGTATTCCTGAAGAGCGAGTTTCTCTTGCCATTAAAAGGCACCCCAGTTTCATCGTGCTGAACCCAGATACCTTCCGGGCGCTGGTGGATAGAGCTGACGGGCTTGGAGTTTCCCGGGGATCTAGAATGTTCCTCTggatcctttatgtgctgcacgTGGTCAGCAGGGAAAAATTTGAAGCCCAAGTAAAGCTCATGAACAATTTTGGTTGGTCGAACTCCGATTTCATTACTGCAATCAAGAAATATCCACAATTTTTAGGCCTTTCCATAGAGTTATTGCAGAGAAAGATGGAATTTTTGGTCAAGGATGTTGGGATTGCACCTTCAGACATTGCTTACCACCCGACGCCTTTAGGATTAAGTTTGGAAAAGAGGTTAATTCCTcgatttcgtgtgatggagatATTGAAATCTGAAGGGTTATGGACGTCAAGAAACAAGATACATGGATTTTTATCATCATCTGGTCCAAAATTTTTGCAGAAGTATGTGCTCCCTTACCAAGATATGCACCCCAAACTTCTTGAAGTCTTGTCTTGTGACGTGTAG